In Janthinobacterium sp. 67, a genomic segment contains:
- a CDS encoding flagellar hook-basal body complex protein FliE, producing MSNELAGLIKADLAALSNDAHALGASIMPAAQFGAPEQSGFSFAQSMKDAIGKVNGDDRMAAQKMSDVDSGKSDDMVGAMLASQEASLSFSMLMQVRNKVMGAVDELIKLPL from the coding sequence ATGAGCAACGAACTCGCAGGTCTGATCAAGGCCGATCTGGCAGCACTGAGCAATGACGCGCACGCCCTGGGTGCCAGCATCATGCCCGCCGCCCAATTCGGCGCGCCGGAACAATCGGGCTTCTCCTTTGCGCAAAGCATGAAAGACGCCATCGGCAAGGTCAACGGCGACGACCGCATGGCCGCGCAGAAAATGAGCGACGTCGACAGCGGCAAGAGCGACGACATGGTCGGCGCCATGCTGGCCAGCCAGGAAGCGAGCCTGTCCTTCTCCATGTTGATGCAAGTACGCAACAAGGTCATGGGCGCCGTCGACGAACTCATCAAACTGCCTCTGTAA
- a CDS encoding FliM/FliN family flagellar motor switch protein codes for MRHQVLDSCLLGRPVHLLHVFGAQLRDDLAVALRQPMSRRYWGNFQIDAVTLSRVENEDGTNRWLSFSTPAGQPGFALERQILLSVLNYRYGSAGAKGALPDPAQVRVTATEERLAVVLGQQLVGSLFARIHKNLQTLGKSSDIDTSAEVAVQSGVHPARGSWVVTVALSDVEAGQSGQFWFSLDKRLMADVLRGLLPERAQAKKALRGSVRPLASRLQVTLEGRLVSKQVQLGALFDLRVGDVIPVSLSRTDVMLDDSRLFTAAVSEHKGKLCLTSFEDVE; via the coding sequence GTGCGCCATCAAGTCCTCGATTCCTGTCTGCTTGGACGTCCTGTCCATTTGCTGCATGTATTCGGCGCCCAGCTGCGCGACGACCTGGCCGTGGCCCTGCGCCAGCCGATGAGCCGTCGCTACTGGGGCAATTTCCAGATCGATGCCGTGACCTTGTCGCGCGTGGAAAACGAGGACGGCACGAACCGCTGGCTGAGTTTTTCCACGCCGGCCGGCCAGCCGGGCTTTGCGCTCGAGCGGCAGATACTCTTGAGCGTGCTGAACTATCGCTATGGTAGTGCCGGTGCCAAGGGCGCGCTGCCCGATCCGGCGCAAGTGCGCGTGACGGCCACGGAAGAGCGCTTGGCTGTGGTGCTGGGGCAACAGTTGGTGGGCAGCTTGTTTGCCCGCATCCACAAAAACCTGCAAACCCTGGGCAAGAGCAGCGACATCGACACCAGTGCCGAGGTCGCCGTGCAGTCCGGCGTGCATCCGGCACGCGGCAGCTGGGTCGTCACCGTGGCGCTCAGCGACGTCGAGGCGGGGCAGAGCGGCCAGTTCTGGTTTTCGCTGGACAAGCGCCTGATGGCCGACGTGCTGCGCGGCTTGCTGCCCGAGCGCGCGCAAGCGAAGAAAGCCTTGCGCGGCAGCGTGCGGCCGCTCGCTTCACGCCTGCAAGTGACCCTGGAAGGCCGCCTCGTCAGCAAGCAGGTGCAGCTGGGCGCCTTGTTCGACCTGCGCGTGGGCGACGTGATTCCCGTCAGCCTGAGCCGTACCGACGTCATGCTCGACGATTCCCGTTTATTTACAGCGGCTGTTTCCGAACACAAGGGCAAGCTCTGTTTAACCTCATTTGAAGATGTCGAATAA
- a CDS encoding FliM/FliN family flagellar motor switch protein, with product MNMTDTNQSETLLEDLGDDMIIDQGDVADVASTRARRDIPQMMRKIPVTLTLEVGSARISLEELMAIGPESVIELDMLAGEPLVIKVNGTPIGRAEVVVAGENYGLKVIDLDGLNLDLMTA from the coding sequence ATGAATATGACCGATACCAACCAGAGCGAAACCCTGCTGGAAGACTTGGGCGATGACATGATCATCGACCAGGGCGACGTCGCCGACGTGGCCAGCACCCGCGCGCGCCGCGACATTCCGCAGATGATGCGCAAGATTCCCGTCACCCTGACCCTGGAAGTGGGCTCGGCCCGCATCTCGCTGGAAGAGTTGATGGCCATCGGCCCGGAAAGCGTGATCGAACTTGACATGCTGGCCGGCGAACCGCTGGTGATCAAGGTCAACGGCACGCCGATCGGCCGTGCCGAAGTGGTGGTGGCCGGCGAGAACTATGGCCTGAAAGTCATCGACCTCGACGGCCTCAATCTCGACCTGATGACAGCATGA